The DNA sequence ACCCGCATTTCCTGTACAATGCCCTCCAGTCGATCGGAACGGTTGCCTTGAAAAACAAAGTTCCCCAGATTTATACCCTGATTACCCATCTTTCAAAAATCATGAGGTACGGGATGGACATGGAGGAGGACCGGGTGCCGCTGATAAAAGAGATTAATTATACAAAGGCCTTCCTGCTCCTGCAGAAAGAGCGGTTTGGCGAAAAGTTTATCTACAGGATTGATGCAGGTGAAGAGGTCTCATCTGTCAAAGTTCCTAAAATGCTGCTGCAGCCGGTCATTGAGAATTATTTTAAGCATGGATTTACTCCGGGTGAAGGGACAGGCGAGCTGAATATCGAATGTAATAAAGACAGCGGATTTCTATGCATAGATATAAGTGATAATGGCGGAGGCGCAGATGATGGCAGGCTGGGGGATATATGGCGCTGTATTAAAGGCGGGCCGCTTGAGGCCAAAGGGGACAGCACGAGCATCGGGCTTAGGAATGTGTATGGACGGCTGATGCTTTATTACGGAGAAGAAGCAATCCTGCAGCTTGGAAATCGTGGAGGCAAAGGCTTTATCGTTTCCATGAAGCTTCCGCTGCACCCGGGGGGCGAAGTGGATGAAGGCAATCATCATCGATGATGAAAAGCATGTCAGGGAAGGGCTTCTTATGCTTGCAGAATGGGAAAAGCATGGAATCAGCTCCATCTTTGAGGCAGAGGACGGGGAAGAGGCTATCAGACTGATCGGCGAAGTGCAGCCTGATATTATTTTTACCGATATGAATATGCCGAGGTGTGACGGCATCAGCCTTTTGAAGTGGATCCATGGTTCCCAATGCCAGGGGAAAACGATCGTTGTCAGCGGCTATGATGACTACGAGTATATGAGGAACGCCATCTATTATAAAAGCTTTGATTATATCTTAAAGCCGATTGATCCGGAACTGCTGAATGAAACGCTCGAAAGGGCAGTCAATGACCTTGCAGCTTCACGTTTGACAGGGGAGGCCTTTAGAGAGCCCAGGGAAAGCAAAGCAGCCCAGAAAGAGAACAATAACATCAAGCAAATCGAAGAGTTTCTGGTGCAGAATTATCATCTTGATATCACACTGCAGGATATCGCTGACCGTTTTTATTTGAGCAGAGAGTATATATCCAGGAAATTCAAACAGGATTTCCAGGCAACCATTACAGATTATTTGACCAATATCCGGATGGAAAAGGCAAAGGAGCTGCTTGGCAGCCCATCTTTGAAAATTTACGAGATTGCCTATCAGGTTGGATACCAGAATGAAAAATATTTCAGCAAGGTTTTTAAAAAGCTGACCGGCTATACACCGAATGAATATCGGAATCTGCCGCCGGGCAGCAGATAGGAGGAAGAACAATGGCAAAAGTGACGGTATGGAATGAAAATCAGCATGAGCAAAAAAACGCGGAAGTGAGGGCCGTTTATCCTGATGGGATACACGGAGCGATTGCCTCCTTTTTGGAAGGTGAGTCCTTTGAAGTAAGGACAGCGACGCTTGATGACGATGAATGCGGATTAACCCGGGAGGTTCTGGAAGATACAGATGTACTGATCTGGTGGGGGCATATCGCCCACGATGCGGTCCCGGATGAAATTGTTGACAGGGTGAAACAGCGGGTGCTGGACGGCATGGGGCTGATCGTCCTTCATTCAGGCCATTTTTCAAAAATATTTAAATCATTAATGGGAACTTCCTGTGATTTGAAATGGCGGGAAGCAGACGAAAAGGAACGGATCTGGGTCGTGGATCCGAGCCATCCGATTGCGGAAGGGCTGGGGGAGTATATCGAATTGGAGCGGGAGGAAATGTACGGTGAGCATTTTGATATCCCTGCTCCGGACCAGCTCGTGATGGTCAGCTGGTTCGAGGGCGGAGAAGTGTTCCGGAGCGGCTGCACCTATCAGCGCGGGAAAGGAAAAGTATTCTATTTCCGGCCTGGGCATGAAACCTATCCGACTTATTTTAACAAAGATGTTCAAAAGGTCATCATTAATGCTGTCAGGTGGGCAGAAGGATCCCGTCAGCCTGAGGTGAAGTATGGGAATGCTAAGCCGCTGGAGCATATAAAAGGGAAGAACGGGGAGGGGTAAGGATGGAACAGATTAAGATTGGGGTCATCGGGTGCGGCAGCATCGCCAAGCACAGGCATCTGCCGGAATATCACCTGAACGGCAGGGCTGAAATCATGGCTGTCTGTGATATTGTGGAGGAAAGGGCGATGGATATGGCTGCCCTGTATCATGCTGAAGCATATACCAGCTATGAGGATCTGCTGGAAAATCCGGAAATCGATGCAGTGAGCGTGTGCACACCGAATTATCTGCATGCCCCCATCTCCATAGCCGCCCTGAAGGCAGGTAAGCATGTTCTTTGTGAAAAGCCGATGGCTGTGTCGGTGGAGGAAGCGGAGAGCATGATAGAAGCGGCAAGGAAATATGGGAAAAAGCTTATGATCGGCCATAATCAGCGGTTTGTGCCTTCCCATCAGAAAGCCCGTGCGTTTATAGCGAGCGGGGAAGCGGGCAAGGTATACAGCTTCAGAACCGCTTTTGGGCATGGCGGACCAGAGGGCTGGAGTGCGGATGGGAAGGACAGCTGGTTTTTCCGGAAAAGCGAGGCGTTTATTGGGGCGATGGGAGACCTTGGAGTACATAAAGCCGACCTGATCCGCTATTTGCTGGGAGAGGAGATCACACAGGCCGGCGCTTTTGTGGAAGCAAGCTCAAAGGAAAACAGCGATGTGGACGATACAGCTGTCTGCATTTTAAAAACGGAAAGCGGTGTGATCGGAACCCTGGCAGCCAGCTGGTCCTACGTATCAAAAGAAGATAATTCAACTATCATCTATGCTGAGAATGCGATCCTCAGGCTTGAGGACGACCCTGTCAATTCTCTCGTCATCCAGTACAAGAACGGAGAAACACTGAAATATGAGCTTGGCGGCATTCAGACGAATGAAGAAGGAAAGCAGACGCAGTCCCATGTTATCAGTACATTCATTGACAGTATTGCGGAAGACAAAGAGCCTCCAGTGAGCGGGGAAGAGGGACTGAAATCCTTAAGGGTTGTCCTTGCTGCGCTGGAGTCGGGCCAGTCCGGGAAAATAGTGAGATTGCCTTAAGGGGGGATTGTATGGAAAAGCTGCGTGTTGGAATTATCGGAGCCGGCGGGATTGCGCAGAGCCGCCATATCCCCGCACTGCTGACATTATCAGAGCTGGCCTCTGTTGAAGCAATCTGTGATATCCATGAAGAGACTGCCAGGCTTACAGCAGAGAAATTCGGGGTGCCTCACGCCTTTGGGGATTATCAGGATATGCTGGAGATTGTGGACGCTGTTGTGATTTGCACACCCAACCGATATCATGCCGAAATCTCTGTGGCAGCATTGAAAGCAGGAAAGCATGTTCTCTGTGAAAAGCCCATGGCAATAACTGCAGAAGAATGCGAAGAAATGATTAAGGCCTCTAAGAAATCAGGCAAACAGCTGGCGATTGCCTATCATTATCGGTTTATGAAAGAAGCAAGGGCTGCTAAAAAGGTCATAGAGGAAAACGAAATCGGCCAGCCGATCGTTGCCCGGGCAAAGGCACTGAGAAGAAGGAAGGTTCCGGGCTGGGGCGTTTTTACCAATAAAGAGCTGCAGGGAGGAGGCGCCATGATTGACTATGGCTGCCATTTCCTTGATCTTGCTTTATGGCTGCTCGGCAGCCCGGAACCTGTTGAGGTAACGGGCACAGCCTACAATCAACTCAGCAGGATGGAAGACCAGGTGAATCTTTGGGGAGATTATGATCATCAAACCATTGAAGTCGAGGACCATGTGACAGCCTATATCCGCTTTGCGAATGGCGCCTCCCTCCTGTTCGAGACTTCCTGGATGGCCAATATCAAAAATGATGAAGAAAGCCTTGGCATTTCCGGGCTTACCGGAGGAATTGATGTATTTCCATTCCAGCTGAACCAGCTGAAAAATGGGATGCTCCTGAATAGTGAGGCAGAGTGGCTTCCCGGGGAGGAGGATCCCGGCATACCGCAGGCAAGGAATTTTCTCAATAGCTGTCTGGGAAAAGAACAGCTTATTGTTAAGCCGGAAGAGGCCCTGCGTGTATCGAAGATCATTGATGCCATCTATAAAAGCAGTGAAACAGGCAAAAGCATTGTCCTGGAATGAGGAGGATGCGGCATCATATTCTGGACATGACTGCCAGCTGATGGATGCCAAATGAGAAAAAAGCAGATGCATGTTAATGCCTCTGCTTTTTTCTTATCCAACAATACAGAATTCCCCTTCTCCTCCATGAACCTGCAAAAACATCCCCATAAGGGATTCCGCCAATCTGGCACAGCTGTCTTTTTCAAGAGATGGCCTGAAATAGATGATCTGTACAGCTTCAGTTGTTTCCTCTGTAACAGGCGCACGATTGGAGTCGACAAACGGGCTGCCGAATGGACCGTTATGATCTTCGGTGATAATGAGGTTCTCAAGTGAATTCGGCCTGCCGTTCAAGCCCGTATATTCTTCTCCTTCATGCCCCAGACGAAAACGGACATTTCCTTCCAGCTTGCTTTTATCATAGATGCCGATAGGAGACTGATATTCCAGCGAGAAAAAATTATTCAGATCCGCGGCACTGTTCACGGTGGAAAGGTAATTCTGCTTCTTGATCCTCCTGAATAGGGCCTCTGCTGAGTGGCGGTAGCGGTTCGGATCTTTTCCCGCCTGCTTGAACACCTGCCTCCATTCCTGGATTCCTTCGAATTCTGTCACATTCTTATGCTCGAGCTCAAAGAAAATTGACTCCTGGAACAGCTGCAGCCGCCCTTTCAGCATCTGCGGGGAATCTCCGACGACAATATTCTCATACTCAATGATGCCGACCTTGAAACCCGGCACCTTCTGCCTTAAATCAGACGATATACTGATTTCCAAACCTTTCACCTCCAAAAATCCTTTAAAATAGTTTATCATAGAAAGGATGCGAATAAATATCTTGGCGATTTGCCTTTTTATATACAAAACACAATGGTGAAAGGAGCGGGAGGATATGAACTACTCAGAGCTTAAACAGGATATCATCGATTACAGCAAAACGATCGGCATTGATAAGATCGGATTCGCCTCTGCCAGCACTTTCGGGGAGATGAAGAGCAGGCTCATCAGACAGCAGGAGCTTGATTACCAATCAGGCTTTGAAGAGCCTGATATTGATAAAAGGACAGAACCGGCCCTATTGCTAGATGAGCCGATGTCCATCATTTCCATTGCCCTTGCTTATCCTTCAAAGATGAAGACCCGCGTTGTCAGCAAAAGGGGTGAGCGGCGCGGCATTTTCTGCCGGGCCTCCTGGGGGACGGACTATCATACTGTTTTGCGGGACCGGCTCGGGAAGCTTGAGGCATATATCCGTGAAAGGCTGCCTGAGGCGAGGCTCAAATCAATGGTCGATACAGGCGAGCTTGTGGACCGGGCGGTCGCTGAAAGGGCCGGTATTGGGTGGAGCGGCAAAAATTGTTCCATCATTACGCCAGAATTCGGCTCTTACGTATATTTGGGAGAAATGATCACAAATCTTCCGCTCGAGCCGGATGAACCAATCGAAGACGGGTGCGGTTCGTGCAATCTTTGCGTCGATGTCTGCCCGACAGGCGCGCTTGTCGGCGGCGGCCAGCTGGATTCCAAGCGCTGCATCGCCTTCCTGACACAGACAAAGGGCTTTCTTGAGGAAGAATTCAGGGTGAAAATCGGCAACAGGCTTTATGGCTGTGATACATGCCAGACAGTCTGCCCGAAAAATAAGGGCATGGATTTTCATTTCCATGAAGAAATGGAGCCGGATCCTGAAATTGCCAAACCGCTGTTAAAGCCTCTGCTTCATATGAGCAACAGGGAGTTTAAGGATAAGTTCGGCCATGTATCGGGGTCATGGAGAGGCAAGAAGCCGATCCAGCGGAATGCCATCATTGCCCTGGCCCATTACAAGGATGAATCAGCTGTGGATGATCTGATCCAAGTGATGGTATCGGATCCAAGGCCGGTTATAAAGGGAACGGCTGCCTGGGCACTCGGGAAGATCGGCGGGCTGAAGGCAAGGGAAGCGGTCGAGGCTGCCCTTGTAAAGGAGACGGACGAAGAAGTGCGCAGGGAAATGGAAAACAGCTTATATATGTTCAGCTAAAGAGAGGGGAGCCTCTCTTTTTTTCATATAAGAAAATAGATACCCTCCGGCATATAGGCTGTGATCTATTTTAAGAAATGATTCGGCATTTTCTTTCATATGAATGAATGATGGGAGGAATGCATATATGAAAAAACAGCTTCAGGAGCTGCTGGAGCAGAGGGTTCAGCAGTGTGTGTCCCATTCCCGCAATGACTTTCGCACTTGCCCGAAAATTGAAAGGAAAAAGGATATTCTCTCAAGAAGAGCCGGGGAAATTGTTAAAGCGAAAGCTTCAGGGAAGATTATTGAAAAAGCAGGACAGGATGCAGATGAACTCAGCACTGTCCATTATCATGTCCACTTTCAATATTTGATAAAGGATAAGGACGGATTGTATCTGGAGGAGGAAGTCGAGCAGCGTGAGGCTGAATTTTATAAAGGGGTGCTGGTCGGCGATGGTGAAAAGAATCCGTTCCTTCATTTGGAAGAGCCGGCAGCACTTCCGGCGGAGCCTGCTGCTGATGGGGAAAGGGCGGGATTCAGATATGACCGCCTGAAGGCTGTCCAGTATGCGGAAAGATGGTGGAATGACTATAACCCTGCCTATAAGAAGTTCGAGGTTGACTGCACGAATTATATTTCGCAGTGCCTCCATGCTGGTGAAGCGCCTATGAGGGGCTATCCGAACCGTTCAAAGGGCTGGTGGATGAGGAGCGATAATTGGAGCTACAGCTGGACGGTCGCCAACTCGCTGCGCTGGTATCTGCCGGGCTCCCGGACAGGGCTGAAGGGAAAGGAGGTAGGCAGTGCAGAGCTATTGCAGCCGGGCGATGTGATCTGCTATGATTTCCAGGGCGATGGCCGCTTTGACCATACGACAATCGTGACAGCCAAGCAGAGCGATGGGACACCGCTTGTCAACGCCCATACCTTTAACAGCCGGATGCGCAACTGGGCATACGAAGATTCAACCGCCTATACACCAAATATTAAATACAAGTTCATCAGCATCGATGATGAATCCTGACCTGGTTGTATGAGAGATAAAGAGTGGTATAATAGCTGGTAGAGTTTTTTTGAGTATGGGGGATAATATACTCCGCAGATAAAGTTTCACTTGATGAGGTGATGGACGTGGCAATACATGTAGTACTATACCAGCCGGAAATCCCGGCCAATACGGGCAATATCGCCCGTACCTGTGCAGCGACAGATACAACCCTGCACCTGATCAGGCCCCTTGGATTTTCCACTGATGACAAAATGCTCAAACGGGCAGGGCTTGACTATTGGCAGCATGTAACAATCCTTTATTATGATTCATTGGATGAGTTTTATGAAAAAAATGCCGGCGGCGAATTCTTCTATTTAACGAAATTCGGGCAGAAGCCGTATACAAGCTTTGAATACAGCGACAAGGAAAAAGATTATTATTTCATTTTCGGCAAAGAAACGACAGGTCTTCCGGCAGAGGTCAAGGAAAATAACAAGGACCGCGCCCTCCGCATTCCGATGACTGGCAATGTGCGGTCATTGAATCTGTCCAACACGGCTGCCATTCTTATTTACGAAGCACTGAGGCAGCAGGATTACCGGCATTTAACATAAAGGATCGAGGCCATATCCAGGGGGATGTGGCTTTCTTTTTTTGCAGCTTAAGATGGGAAGGCGCCGAGCAGTCATTTATGATATTGTACCGGGATTAGGTTAAAATGAAGATATTCACTTGAGGAGGTACATACCATGAACGAAACGGTAGAAACAATACTGGCCCACCGGTCAATCAGAAAATTTGAGGAAAGGGAGCTTACGAGGAAACAGGTGGAAACGATTGTATCCTGTGCCCAGGCCGCTTCCAGCTCAAGCTTCATTCAGGCATACACCATCATCGGCATAACTGATCCAGAAAAGAAACAGAAGCTGTCTGAATTGGCGGGAAACCAGTCCTATGTAGCGCATAACGGGCACTTCTTCGTTTTCTGTGCGGACCTGAACCGCCATCATGTCCTTTCTGAAATGGAAGGGAAGGATTTAAGCGAGTCCCTTGAAAGCACGGAAAAATTCATGGTTGCGATGATTGACGCTGCACTCGCGGCCCAGAATGCAACAGTCGCCGCAGAATCAATGGGCCTTGGCGTCTGCTATATCGGCGGCATCCGCAATCAGCTTGAGGAAGCTGCCAAGGTGCTGGGTACACCAGAAAGGGTCATCCCCCTCTTTGGCCTGAGCGTAGGGTATCCGGCCCAGGATCCCGACAAAAAGCCAAGGCTTCCTTTAGAGCATGTCTATCACGAAAATGGCTACCAGCAGGATCATGAAAAGTATAAACAGCAGCTCGAGGATTATAATCAAACGGTGTCAGCTTATTATGCCGAACGCACGCAAAACATGAGGAAAGACACCTGGACCGGCCAGATGGCAGCTATGCTCGAAAAGCCGGTGAGGATGTATATGAAGGATTTTGTGAATAAGAATAAGCTGGATTTGAAGTGATTGCAGGGAGTGGCTGCAGGATTGGCTTATGGGATACATGTGTGTGCTCAGGAAGGGCATTCATGTATTCGGGGAGCGTTCCGGGATACATGAGCTGTGCTCGGGAAGGGCAGTCATGTATTCGGGGAGCGTTCCGGGATACATGAGCTGTGGTCAGGAAGGGCATTCATGTATTCGGGGAGCGTTCCGGGATACATGAGCTGTGCTCGGGAAGGGCATTCATGTATTCGGGGAGCGTTCCGGGATACATGAGCTGTGCTCAGGAAGGGCAGTCATGTATTCGGGGAGCGTTCCGGGATACATGAGCTGTGCTTGGGAAGGGCAGTCATGTATTCGGGGAGCGTTCCAGGATACATGAGCTGTGCTCGGGAAGGGCAGTCATGTATTCGGGGAGCGTTCCGGGATACATGAATTGTGCTCGGGAAGGGCAGTCGTGTATGGAAAGAGTTCCAATCGCTGCATGACCCAGCACTAAAAAGGCAAGTCATGCATAGAAAGAGCCCTCATCAATGCATGACACACAACCAGAAAAGAAAAGCCTCGCCCAAAATATGACCGCACTCCACCAGGCCCAACAAAATCTCCTGACAAACAAAAAAGGACCGGAATCCCAAGATTCCGGTCCTTTTTTGTACCGTTCTTCTTACTTATTCATCCCTGGTTTGTCGTTGTAGCCGGCAGTGAAGATGGCTGACAGGAACGCGATAGTTACGCCGATGATCAAAATCAAGCCCATGATGTTGGCCTCCTTTTTATGTAGGGATTCCCTTTTGCATACCTATGTAATCTTATTATAGCCCAATTCCGGCATGGTGTGAATGAAAAACTGTGGATATTTTATGGAGAATATCCGGGGAAATGCGGCACGGCTGGCAGTTTGAGGGACCCTGAAGGCGAGGGGAATTCTGCTTTTCTTCCGGGTTATAGAATGTTTAATTGCCCAAGCGCATAGATTATATTAATCGTCTCTGATAATGCGACAGGGGGAGGTCCTTATGGATATTTTAAAAAAAATCGAGATGTACAGACACGAAGAGGAAAAGCTTAAATGGGAAGGGACATTCAGGGAGTATTTAGACATTGTCAAAGAGAAGCCATGGGTAGCCCAGTCAGCACATTCCAGGGTATACAGTATGATAAAGGATGCCGGTGTCGAAGACGATAAAGGGAAAAAGCGTTATAAATTTTTCAGCAATCAGCTGTTCGGGCTTGAAGAATCGCTTGAACGGCTTGTGGAGGAATATTTCCATCCTTCTGCTAAAAGGCTTGATGTCAGGAAAAGGATCTTGCTTCTGATGGGTCCTGTGAGCGGAGGGAAATCAACGCTCGTCACGATGCTAAAACGCGGGCTTGAAGCGTATTCCCTGACCGACAGGGGTGCAGTATTTGCAATCAAAGGCTGCCCGATGCATGAAGACCCGCTCCATTTGATTCCGCATCATCTGCGCAAGGACTTTTTCGATGAGTATGGAATCAGAATTGAAGGGAATCTGTCTCCGCTGAATATGATGCGGCTTGAGCAGGAGTATGGGGGACGGATTGAAGACGTTGTGGTTGAGAGGATCTTTTTCTCAGAGGATAAACGGACCGGGATCGGAACATTCAGCCCGTCTGATCCGAAATCCCAGGATATTGCCGATCTTACCGGCAGCATAGATTTCTCCACGATTGCCGAATATGGTTCAGAGTCTGACCCGCGGGCCTACCGGTTTGACGGGGAGCTGAATAAGGCGAACAGGGGGATGATGGAGTTCCAGGAGATGCTGAAATGCGATGAGAAATTCCTCTGGCATCTGCTCTCTCTCACACAGGAAGGCAATTTCAAGGCAGGGCGGTTTGCGCTCATTTCTGCGGATGAACTGATTGTGGCGCATACAAATGAAACAGAGTACCGTTCCTTCATTTCCAATAAGAAAAACGAGGCGCTTCATTCCCGGATCATTGTCATGCCTGTCCCTTATAATCTAAAGGTGACAGAAGAAGAAAAAATCTATGAAAAAATGATCAGTGAGAGCGATGTTTCTGATGTCCATATTGCACCGCACACGCTTAAGGTGGCAGCGATGTTTACGACCTTGACGAGGCTGAAGGAACCTAAAAAGGGTGATATTGACCTGGTGAAGAAAATGAGGCTCTATGACGGAGAAAGCGTGGAAGGCTACAACCGCGCAGACGTGGAGGAGCTGCAAAAGGAATATCCTGATGAAGGTATGAGCGGAATTGATCCGCGTTATGTCATCAACCGGATCTCATCCACAATCATCCGGAAAGAGATTACTTCAATCAATGCGCTGGATGTTTTGAGATCCCTGAAAGAAGGGCTTGATCAGCATCCGTCGATCACCGCTGAGCTGAAGGAACGCTATTTGAACTTCATTTCACTGGCCCGCAAAGAGTATGATGATATTGCCAAGAAGGAAGTCCAGAAAGCATTTGTCTACTCATATGAAGAATCCGCCAAAACACTCATGGACAATTATCTGGACAATGTGGAGGCATACTGCAATAAAGCGAAGCTCCGCGATCCACTGACAGGAGAGGAAATCAATCCGGATGAAAAGCTGATGAGGTCGATTGAAGAGCAGATCGGCATCTCGGAAAATGCGAAAAAGGCATTCAGGGAGGAAATCCTGATCCGCATCTCTGCCTATGCAAGGAAAGGCAAGCGGTTTGACTACAATTCGCATGACCGTCTCCGCGAAGCGATCCAGAAGAAGCTGTTTGCAGACCTGAAGGATGTTGTGAAGATTACAACCTCTTCCAAGACCCCTGACGAGCAGCAGCTGAAAAAGGTGAATGAAGTTGTTGCAAGACTCATTGATGAGCACGGCTATAATTCTACTTCTGCAAATGAGCTGCTGCGGTATGTTGGAAGTTTGCTGAACAGATAAATGTGAAAAGGCTGGCAGGGTTTGCCGGCCTTTTGGCTGTTTTCTCCCAGGCAAGAGTTAGTTTTAATTTGGGCGGACAGGGGAAAAGGGTGTATAGAGGTGATTGAGATGAAGAAAAAGGAACTGGACAAGGACTTTGTGCCAAGAAACAGCTCCATGGCTGAGAATGTAGAAGAGATGCATAATCTAGGAAAGCAGATGGAGCATCTCAGGACTGGGGAAGAGCTTGAAGAGGATGGAAAGCAGCCTGACCCTATCCAGTATAAAGATAACGAAAAGTGACTCCTGCGCTGAAGCTGCAGGAGTTTTTTTGACCGCATTTTTCCGGGGTTCTATTTCAACCTGACCATTAATAGATATAGCAATAAAAAGCTATTAGTCAGGGGAGAAGCAGGGATGAGAAAATGGGTGGCTGCTATTTTAATAGCGATTGTGCTGTTTGTACTGCAGGAAGGACAGGCTTCTGCCGCACAAAGGAATGAGTATATATGTGCCGTCGGCGTGAATGACTCTGTTTTGAATTTGAAGCAGAACCCTCCCTTTGTGCTGGAGCATACAGCCTATATGCCTATTAAAGATTTGGCAGCAGCCATTGGAGCCAGCATCTCTATAGAAAATCCTGATAGCTATACGATCAAAAAGGGCAAATCATGGATCCGCTATTCAGTAAAACAACAGCAGGCCTCAACATCCATGGGAAAAACGGCCGAATGGAAAGCGGTGGTCCGGGAAAACATCCTATTCATACCGATCAGGTCAGCCGGCGAGTTTTTTGGCTATAGAGTTGAATACCTCTCAGCCGGCCCTGTCGTCCGTCTGGTGAACAAAGGAGCGAAAATGGCAAACGAACAATTCATGAGCGCCAATAGAGCGGCTTTTTATGTGAAAAAAAAGGCGGTGTACTTAACCTTTGATGATGGACCTGCGAAGGGAATGGAATCCATCCTTGATATTTTGAAGAATAAGAAGGCAAAAGCGACATTCTTTATGATTGAGCCGCAGGCAAGAGCCAACCCGGCTTCTGTTAAGCGGCTGGTGGAGGAAGGGCATTATCCGGCCCTGCACAGTGTTACCCATGATAAAAACAAGCTTTATGCCGGAAACCCGCAAAATCCCGCCCTGGAAATGGATAAGACCAGGAAAACAATATTGAGCCTGACAGGCATTGACTCCAGGCTGGTGAGAATGCCTTATGGAAGCAAGCCTTATATGACAGGGCCGTTCAGGGACGCCCTTGTGCAGAAGGGATATAAAATGTGGGACTGGAATGTTGATACATTAGACTGGAAATATGCAAGGAGCAGTCCGAAGACTATCTTTGAAAATGTGAAAAAAGGGCTTCAGCCGGCGGCTGCAGGCGGGAAGCCCCCAGTCATCCTGATGCATGTGAACAGCGGGACGGTTTCCATGCTGCCGCAGATCATCGATTACCTATACTCACAAGGATATGAATGCCAGGCTTATAACCCCAATGCCCACTTTTCAATGAATTTCTGGAAGGATGAGAGGCTCTAAAAAAGGCTTGTCCGACAGCATAGGCATTTGTCTTATTGTCAAAATTATTTGTAAATTATTTCGAT is a window from the Bacillus infantis NRRL B-14911 genome containing:
- a CDS encoding response regulator transcription factor, with protein sequence MKAIIIDDEKHVREGLLMLAEWEKHGISSIFEAEDGEEAIRLIGEVQPDIIFTDMNMPRCDGISLLKWIHGSQCQGKTIVVSGYDDYEYMRNAIYYKSFDYILKPIDPELLNETLERAVNDLAASRLTGEAFREPRESKAAQKENNNIKQIEEFLVQNYHLDITLQDIADRFYLSREYISRKFKQDFQATITDYLTNIRMEKAKELLGSPSLKIYEIAYQVGYQNEKYFSKVFKKLTGYTPNEYRNLPPGSR
- a CDS encoding ThuA domain-containing protein, with amino-acid sequence MAKVTVWNENQHEQKNAEVRAVYPDGIHGAIASFLEGESFEVRTATLDDDECGLTREVLEDTDVLIWWGHIAHDAVPDEIVDRVKQRVLDGMGLIVLHSGHFSKIFKSLMGTSCDLKWREADEKERIWVVDPSHPIAEGLGEYIELEREEMYGEHFDIPAPDQLVMVSWFEGGEVFRSGCTYQRGKGKVFYFRPGHETYPTYFNKDVQKVIINAVRWAEGSRQPEVKYGNAKPLEHIKGKNGEG
- a CDS encoding Gfo/Idh/MocA family protein, producing the protein MEQIKIGVIGCGSIAKHRHLPEYHLNGRAEIMAVCDIVEERAMDMAALYHAEAYTSYEDLLENPEIDAVSVCTPNYLHAPISIAALKAGKHVLCEKPMAVSVEEAESMIEAARKYGKKLMIGHNQRFVPSHQKARAFIASGEAGKVYSFRTAFGHGGPEGWSADGKDSWFFRKSEAFIGAMGDLGVHKADLIRYLLGEEITQAGAFVEASSKENSDVDDTAVCILKTESGVIGTLAASWSYVSKEDNSTIIYAENAILRLEDDPVNSLVIQYKNGETLKYELGGIQTNEEGKQTQSHVISTFIDSIAEDKEPPVSGEEGLKSLRVVLAALESGQSGKIVRLP
- a CDS encoding Gfo/Idh/MocA family protein; its protein translation is MEKLRVGIIGAGGIAQSRHIPALLTLSELASVEAICDIHEETARLTAEKFGVPHAFGDYQDMLEIVDAVVICTPNRYHAEISVAALKAGKHVLCEKPMAITAEECEEMIKASKKSGKQLAIAYHYRFMKEARAAKKVIEENEIGQPIVARAKALRRRKVPGWGVFTNKELQGGGAMIDYGCHFLDLALWLLGSPEPVEVTGTAYNQLSRMEDQVNLWGDYDHQTIEVEDHVTAYIRFANGASLLFETSWMANIKNDEESLGISGLTGGIDVFPFQLNQLKNGMLLNSEAEWLPGEEDPGIPQARNFLNSCLGKEQLIVKPEEALRVSKIIDAIYKSSETGKSIVLE
- a CDS encoding B3/B4 domain-containing protein, which translates into the protein MEISISSDLRQKVPGFKVGIIEYENIVVGDSPQMLKGRLQLFQESIFFELEHKNVTEFEGIQEWRQVFKQAGKDPNRYRHSAEALFRRIKKQNYLSTVNSAADLNNFFSLEYQSPIGIYDKSKLEGNVRFRLGHEGEEYTGLNGRPNSLENLIITEDHNGPFGSPFVDSNRAPVTEETTEAVQIIYFRPSLEKDSCARLAESLMGMFLQVHGGEGEFCIVG
- the queG gene encoding tRNA epoxyqueuosine(34) reductase QueG; this encodes MNYSELKQDIIDYSKTIGIDKIGFASASTFGEMKSRLIRQQELDYQSGFEEPDIDKRTEPALLLDEPMSIISIALAYPSKMKTRVVSKRGERRGIFCRASWGTDYHTVLRDRLGKLEAYIRERLPEARLKSMVDTGELVDRAVAERAGIGWSGKNCSIITPEFGSYVYLGEMITNLPLEPDEPIEDGCGSCNLCVDVCPTGALVGGGQLDSKRCIAFLTQTKGFLEEEFRVKIGNRLYGCDTCQTVCPKNKGMDFHFHEEMEPDPEIAKPLLKPLLHMSNREFKDKFGHVSGSWRGKKPIQRNAIIALAHYKDESAVDDLIQVMVSDPRPVIKGTAAWALGKIGGLKAREAVEAALVKETDEEVRREMENSLYMFS
- a CDS encoding amidase domain-containing protein; protein product: MKKQLQELLEQRVQQCVSHSRNDFRTCPKIERKKDILSRRAGEIVKAKASGKIIEKAGQDADELSTVHYHVHFQYLIKDKDGLYLEEEVEQREAEFYKGVLVGDGEKNPFLHLEEPAALPAEPAADGERAGFRYDRLKAVQYAERWWNDYNPAYKKFEVDCTNYISQCLHAGEAPMRGYPNRSKGWWMRSDNWSYSWTVANSLRWYLPGSRTGLKGKEVGSAELLQPGDVICYDFQGDGRFDHTTIVTAKQSDGTPLVNAHTFNSRMRNWAYEDSTAYTPNIKYKFISIDDES
- the trmL gene encoding tRNA (uridine(34)/cytosine(34)/5-carboxymethylaminomethyluridine(34)-2'-O)-methyltransferase TrmL; translation: MAIHVVLYQPEIPANTGNIARTCAATDTTLHLIRPLGFSTDDKMLKRAGLDYWQHVTILYYDSLDEFYEKNAGGEFFYLTKFGQKPYTSFEYSDKEKDYYFIFGKETTGLPAEVKENNKDRALRIPMTGNVRSLNLSNTAAILIYEALRQQDYRHLT